A single window of Leishmania panamensis strain MHOM/PA/94/PSC-1 chromosome 35 sequence DNA harbors:
- a CDS encoding hypothetical protein (TriTrypDB/GeneDB-style sysID: LpmP.35.6210) produces the protein MLHRTAVVLKSQHKNVLRKGRPHMQKYKELNRWQREAQGITKWDQGHSHRPQPYVERFNPEGVGLTRGTSAYAWKWWHTQYPWLPNVAPDDYVPPSPRGIRPAAWDDEFAEVVLSMSNEEIQSYLLDKLTEVIFAETQRDGYELRRLDFEGTPLTDRPERRIVENFVFEEETLRERVLDQVVEGVFRLVPTSDDRLALKSVANIVDFVLTHVTVARKPEKHEIPEAARSVMRSHPLQPQLGFVHALPTDNRDAVVREWERMHHLDWQFGKAVYEPRSVENERGNFTWLREVRHHEARTAFEEDVASGKARRRHMDKINAAAQAPSSNAASQ, from the coding sequence ATGCTGCATCGTACGGCAGTGGTGCTCAAATCGCAGCACAAGAATGTGCTGCGCAAGGGACGTCCGCACATGCAAAAGTATAAGGAACTGAACCGCTGGCAGCGCGAGGCGCAGGGAATCACGAAATGGGACCAGGGTCATTCTCACCGGCCTCAACCCTACGTTGAGCGCTTTAATCCAGAAGGTGTCGGCCTCACTCGCGGCACGTCGGCGTACGCGTGGAAGTGGTGGCATACACAGTACCCATGGTTGCCCAATGTAGCGCCTGACGACTACGTACCGCCAAGCCCTCGCGGCATTCGCCCAGCTGCCTGGGATGATGAATTCGCCGAAGTGGTATTGAGCATGAGCAACGAGGAGATTCAAAGCTACCTGCTGGATAAGCTGACCGAGGTCATCTTTGCAGAGACGCAGCGCGACGGCTACGAGCTGCGTCGGCTAGACTTTGAGGGCACGCCGCTCACAGACCGGCCGGAGCGGCGTATCGTGGAGAACTTTGTTTTTGAGGAAGAGACActgcgcgagcgcgtgcTGGACCAGGTAGTCGAAGGCGTTTTTCGCCTCGTCCCCACCTCCGACGACCGCCTGGCGCTGAAAAGTGTGGCCAACATTGTGGACTTCGTTCTGACCCACGTCACGGTGGCCCGCAAACCGGAGAAGCACGAGATTCCCGAGGCAGCGCGATCTGTGATGCGGTCACACccgctgcagccacagctGGGCTTTGTGCATGCCCTGCCGACCGACAATCGTGACGCCGTTGTGCGGGAGTGGGAGCGGATGCACCACCTTGATTGGCAGTTTGGCAAAGCGGTGTATGAGCCGCGTAGCGTCGAGAACGAGCGTGGCAACTTCACGTGGTTGCGCGAGGTCCGCCACCATGAGGCGCGGACGGCATTTGAGGAGGATGTAGCCTCAGGCAAGGCTCGCCGGCGCCATATGGACAAGATTAATGCCGCCGCTCAGGCACCAAGCAGCAATGCCGCTTCACAGTAG